A window of the Serratia sarumanii genome harbors these coding sequences:
- the acrD gene encoding multidrug efflux RND transporter permease AcrD, which produces MANFFIDRPIFAWVLAIILCLTGALAIFSLPVEQYPNLAPPNVRISATYPGASAQTLENTVTQIIEQNMTGLDNMMYMSSQSTNTGQATVTLTFEAGTDPNEAMQQVQNQLQAAIKRLPQAVQNQGVTVSKSGDTTLMMVAFVSTDGSMDRQDIADYIVSNLQDPLSRINGVGSMDVYGSQYAMRIWLDPNKLNSYQLTTQDVVSAIQSQNAQVAVGQLGGTPSVDKQALNATINAQSQLQTPEQFRQITLRVNQDGSLVTLGNVATVELGGENYNYLSRYNGMQAAGMNIKLASGANELQTDQLVKDKIAELSQYFPHGLEAKVAYETTPFVKASIKDVVKTLLEAILLVFLVMYLFLQNFRATLIPTIAVPVVLLGTFAILSACGFSINTLTMFAMVLAIGLLVDDAIVVVENVERVMSEEGLPPREATRKSMGQIQSALVGIALVLSAVFVPMAFFGGTTGAIYRQFSITIVSAMVLSVLVAMILTPALCATLLKPIAKGHHHGKRGFFGWFNRMFNRNAERYERGVGRILHASGRYMVIYLLLLGGMALLFIKLPTSFLPQEDRGIFTVQVQLPAGSTLQQTSKVVEKVEQYFLTEEKQDVLSVFAIIGSGPGGNGQNVARLFVRLKDWDLRTSGANSSFDIIDRATLAFNKINEARVIASSPPAITGLGNSSGFDMELEDHAGLGHAKLMAARDQLLQLAAQNPLLSRVRHNGLDDSPQLQIDIDQRKAQALGVSIDDINNTLSTAWGSTYVNDFVDRGRVKRVYVQAAAPFRMLPEDINKWYVRNSAGGMVPFSAFASSHWEYGSPRLERYNGNSALEIVGEAANGVSTGTAMAEMEKLVSQLPTGFGLEWTALSYQERLSGSQAPALYAISLLVVFLCLAALYESWSIPFSVMLVVPLGVIGAVAATWLRGLENDVYFQVGLLTIIGLSAKNAILIVEFANELNHKGQDLMSATLDASRMRLRPILMTSLAFIFGVLPMATSSGAGSGSQHAVGTGVMGGMISATLLAIFFVPLFFVLVRRRFPGKAHPAGNTTAAGE; this is translated from the coding sequence ATGGCCAATTTTTTTATTGATCGCCCGATTTTCGCCTGGGTGCTGGCAATTATTCTTTGCCTGACCGGAGCGTTGGCGATTTTTTCTTTACCGGTAGAACAATACCCGAATTTGGCGCCGCCGAACGTGCGCATCAGCGCAACTTACCCAGGTGCTTCGGCGCAAACGCTGGAAAACACCGTTACCCAAATCATTGAACAGAATATGACCGGCCTCGACAACATGATGTACATGTCGTCGCAGAGCACCAATACCGGCCAGGCGACCGTGACCTTGACGTTCGAAGCCGGCACCGATCCCAACGAGGCGATGCAGCAGGTGCAAAACCAGCTGCAGGCCGCGATCAAACGCCTGCCGCAGGCGGTGCAAAATCAGGGGGTGACGGTCTCGAAATCCGGCGACACCACGCTGATGATGGTGGCGTTCGTCTCCACCGATGGCAGCATGGACAGGCAGGACATCGCCGATTACATCGTCTCCAACCTGCAGGATCCGCTCAGCCGCATCAACGGGGTCGGCAGCATGGACGTGTACGGCTCGCAATACGCCATGCGCATCTGGCTCGATCCCAACAAGCTCAACAGCTATCAGTTGACCACCCAGGATGTGGTCAGCGCCATTCAGTCGCAGAACGCCCAGGTCGCGGTCGGCCAGTTGGGCGGCACACCATCGGTCGATAAGCAGGCGCTGAACGCCACCATTAACGCCCAGTCGCAGCTTCAGACGCCGGAACAGTTCCGCCAAATCACCCTGCGGGTCAATCAGGACGGTTCGCTGGTGACGCTGGGCAACGTCGCCACCGTCGAACTGGGCGGCGAAAACTACAACTACCTCAGCCGCTACAACGGCATGCAGGCCGCGGGCATGAACATCAAGCTGGCCTCCGGCGCCAACGAACTGCAGACCGACCAACTGGTGAAGGACAAGATCGCCGAGCTGTCGCAATACTTCCCGCACGGGCTGGAGGCCAAAGTGGCCTATGAAACCACCCCCTTCGTCAAAGCCTCGATCAAGGACGTGGTGAAAACGCTGCTGGAAGCCATCCTGCTGGTGTTCCTGGTGATGTATCTGTTCCTGCAGAACTTCCGCGCCACGCTGATCCCCACCATCGCCGTGCCGGTGGTGCTGCTGGGCACCTTCGCCATCCTTTCCGCCTGCGGCTTCAGCATCAATACCCTTACCATGTTCGCCATGGTGCTGGCGATCGGCCTGCTGGTGGACGACGCCATCGTGGTAGTGGAAAACGTCGAACGCGTGATGAGCGAAGAAGGCCTGCCGCCGCGTGAAGCCACGCGCAAATCCATGGGGCAAATTCAGAGCGCGCTGGTCGGCATCGCCCTGGTGCTGTCGGCGGTGTTCGTGCCGATGGCGTTCTTCGGCGGCACCACCGGCGCCATCTATCGCCAGTTCTCCATCACCATCGTTTCCGCCATGGTGTTGTCGGTGCTGGTGGCGATGATCCTGACCCCGGCCCTGTGCGCCACGCTGCTCAAACCGATCGCCAAGGGGCACCATCACGGCAAGCGCGGCTTCTTCGGCTGGTTCAACCGCATGTTCAACCGCAACGCCGAACGCTATGAGCGCGGCGTGGGGCGCATTCTGCACGCCAGCGGCCGCTACATGGTGATTTATCTGCTGTTGCTCGGCGGCATGGCGCTGCTGTTCATCAAGCTGCCGACCTCGTTCCTGCCGCAGGAAGACCGCGGCATCTTCACCGTACAGGTACAGCTGCCGGCGGGCTCGACCCTGCAGCAAACCTCTAAAGTGGTGGAAAAGGTCGAGCAGTATTTCCTCACCGAAGAGAAACAGGACGTGTTGTCGGTGTTCGCCATCATCGGCTCCGGGCCGGGGGGCAACGGCCAAAACGTGGCGCGTCTGTTCGTTCGGCTGAAAGACTGGGATCTGCGCACCTCGGGCGCCAACAGCTCGTTCGACATCATCGATCGCGCCACGCTGGCATTCAACAAGATTAACGAAGCGCGGGTGATCGCCAGCAGCCCGCCGGCGATCACCGGCCTCGGCAACTCCTCCGGCTTCGACATGGAACTGGAAGATCACGCCGGGTTGGGGCACGCCAAACTAATGGCGGCTCGCGACCAACTGTTACAGCTGGCGGCGCAAAATCCGCTGCTGTCGCGCGTGCGCCACAACGGCCTGGACGACAGCCCGCAGCTGCAGATCGATATCGATCAGCGCAAGGCGCAGGCGCTGGGCGTATCTATCGACGACATCAACAATACCCTCTCTACCGCCTGGGGTTCGACCTACGTCAACGACTTCGTCGATCGCGGCCGGGTGAAGAGAGTTTACGTGCAGGCCGCCGCGCCGTTCCGCATGCTGCCGGAAGACATCAACAAATGGTATGTGCGCAACAGCGCGGGCGGCATGGTGCCGTTCTCGGCCTTCGCCAGTTCACACTGGGAATACGGCTCGCCGCGGCTGGAACGCTATAACGGCAACTCGGCGCTGGAAATCGTCGGCGAGGCGGCCAACGGCGTCAGCACCGGCACCGCCATGGCGGAAATGGAAAAACTGGTCAGCCAGTTACCGACCGGCTTCGGGCTGGAATGGACGGCGCTCTCCTACCAGGAACGCTTGTCCGGCTCGCAGGCGCCGGCGCTGTACGCCATCTCGCTGCTGGTGGTGTTCCTGTGCCTGGCGGCGCTGTATGAAAGCTGGTCGATACCGTTCTCGGTGATGCTGGTGGTGCCGCTGGGGGTGATCGGCGCGGTCGCCGCCACCTGGCTGCGCGGCCTGGAGAACGACGTTTATTTCCAGGTCGGCCTGTTGACCATCATTGGGCTGTCGGCGAAAAACGCCATTCTGATCGTCGAATTCGCCAACGAGCTGAACCACAAAGGGCAGGATCTGATGTCCGCGACGCTCGACGCATCACGCATGCGTCTGCGGCCGATCCTGATGACTTCGCTGGCGTTCATCTTCGGCGTGCTGCCGATGGCCACCAGCAGCGGCGCCGGTTCCGGCAGCCAGCATGCGGTCGGCACCGGGGTGATGGGCGGCATGATCTCCGCCACCCTGCTAGCGATTTTCTTCGTGCCGCTGTTCTTCGTGCTGGTGCGCCGCCGCTTCCCGGGCAAAGCGCATCCGGCAGGCAATACGACGGCCGCCGGGGAGTGA
- the ypfM gene encoding protein YpfM → MVDRELGNWKDFIDEMLGN, encoded by the coding sequence ATGGTTGATCGTGAATTAGGAAACTGGAAAGACTTCATTGATGAGATGTTGGGCAACTGA
- a CDS encoding GNAT family N-acetyltransferase: MEIITDPNRRAIDWQRLCELLEAAGLGKRDPHTLRRVYQHSQFCYWGFIGNELIATAHAISDLTSVAYLADVAIDPRFQGQGLGRRLMDRVMQDLAPLGKIFIYSVPEKLAFYKKYGFHDLTTGMVYADGASLQRLQNGGYIR; this comes from the coding sequence ATGGAAATTATCACCGACCCGAACCGCCGCGCCATCGACTGGCAGCGGCTGTGTGAATTGCTGGAGGCCGCCGGGCTGGGCAAGCGCGATCCGCACACCCTGCGGCGCGTTTACCAACACAGTCAGTTTTGCTATTGGGGGTTTATCGGCAACGAGCTGATCGCCACCGCGCACGCCATCAGCGACCTGACCTCGGTCGCTTATCTGGCCGACGTGGCGATCGATCCGCGCTTTCAGGGGCAAGGGCTGGGGCGCCGGTTGATGGATCGGGTGATGCAAGATTTGGCGCCGCTCGGCAAGATTTTCATCTATTCCGTGCCGGAAAAACTGGCCTTCTATAAAAAGTACGGCTTTCATGATTTGACCACCGGCATGGTGTATGCGGACGGCGCCTCACTGCAACGGTTGCAAAACGGCGGTTATATCCGCTGA
- a CDS encoding LuxR C-terminal-related transcriptional regulator encodes MKIDIFSECTYTIIGIRQLINQTWSEKNTPADFNRRRVCFIDVTLANFEARYRDEYANPKTYKIVIITDCPHEMVIVDNKTIILSNLISLSRFSHLIGDLYTRYSHYTEPPQLSRRESLFLSEWSTGKSLTDISNAMNIRNKTANHYKSRIMKKLGASRIKPLLHITRVRCLTDRLNIKINKE; translated from the coding sequence ATGAAGATCGATATTTTCAGCGAATGTACCTATACCATTATCGGTATCAGACAACTGATAAATCAAACATGGTCAGAAAAAAACACGCCAGCCGACTTTAACCGCAGAAGGGTCTGCTTTATCGATGTCACCCTCGCCAATTTTGAAGCGCGTTACCGCGATGAATATGCCAACCCCAAAACCTACAAAATAGTCATTATTACCGACTGCCCGCATGAGATGGTGATTGTCGACAATAAGACCATTATATTATCAAACCTTATATCTTTAAGCCGTTTCAGCCACCTGATCGGCGATTTATATACGCGCTACAGTCACTATACCGAGCCGCCGCAGCTCTCCCGGCGCGAGTCCCTTTTCCTGTCGGAGTGGTCGACGGGAAAATCGCTGACCGATATCAGCAACGCTATGAATATAAGAAACAAAACCGCCAATCATTACAAATCGAGAATCATGAAAAAGCTTGGCGCCAGCAGAATAAAACCGCTGTTGCATATTACCCGCGTACGGTGTTTAACCGATCGTTTAAATATAAAAATTAATAAAGAATAG
- a CDS encoding ArsC family reductase, with protein MANKPQQTTLTMYGIKNCDTIKKARRWLEDQGVAYHFHDYRADGLTEQQLRGFVAQLGWEPLLNTRGTTWRKLDEAQRNACDNADAAIALMLAQPAIIKRPLLDDGNGRALLGFNADAYQQFIAEVAV; from the coding sequence ATGGCAAACAAACCGCAACAGACAACGCTGACGATGTACGGCATCAAAAACTGCGACACCATCAAGAAAGCCCGCCGCTGGCTGGAAGATCAGGGCGTGGCCTATCATTTTCACGACTACCGCGCCGACGGCCTGACCGAACAGCAGCTGCGCGGTTTCGTCGCGCAACTGGGTTGGGAGCCGCTGCTCAATACCCGCGGCACCACCTGGCGCAAGCTGGATGAAGCGCAGCGCAACGCCTGCGATAACGCCGACGCCGCCATCGCGCTGATGCTGGCGCAGCCGGCAATCATTAAACGCCCGCTGCTGGACGACGGCAACGGCCGCGCCCTGCTCGGTTTTAACGCCGACGCTTACCAGCAATTTATCGCCGAGGTCGCCGTATGA
- the dapE gene encoding succinyl-diaminopimelate desuccinylase yields the protein MTCPVIELAQQLIKRPSLSPNDEGCQQLMIDRLQAIGFTVEAMDFEDTQNFWAWRGEGQTLAFAGHTDVVPTGDEKRWDNPPFEPAIRDGMLYGRGAADMKGSLAAMVVAAERFVAANPDHRGRLAFLITSDEEASATHGTVKVVEALMARNERLDYCLVGEPSSTERVGDVVKNGRRGSITANLHIHGVQGHVAYPHLADNPVHRAMPALNELVAIEWDRGNEFFPPTSMQIANVQAGTGSNNVIPGDLYVQFNFRFSTELTDAMIKQRVEELLERHQLNYSIEWRLSGQPFLTSRGALVDAVVNAVEHYSELTPQLLTTGGTSDGRFIAQMGAQVVELGPVNATIHKVNECVNAADLQLLSRMYQRIMEQLVA from the coding sequence ATGACTTGCCCGGTTATCGAACTGGCCCAGCAGCTGATCAAGCGCCCTTCCCTCAGCCCGAATGACGAAGGCTGCCAGCAGCTGATGATCGATCGTCTGCAGGCAATCGGCTTCACCGTCGAAGCGATGGACTTCGAAGACACCCAGAATTTCTGGGCCTGGCGCGGCGAAGGGCAAACCCTGGCGTTTGCCGGGCACACCGACGTGGTGCCAACCGGCGATGAAAAGCGTTGGGACAACCCGCCGTTTGAACCGGCGATCCGCGACGGCATGCTGTATGGCCGCGGCGCGGCGGACATGAAAGGTTCATTGGCCGCAATGGTGGTGGCCGCCGAGCGATTTGTCGCCGCCAACCCGGATCACCGGGGCCGCCTGGCATTCCTGATCACCTCGGATGAAGAGGCCAGCGCCACCCACGGCACGGTTAAGGTGGTCGAAGCGCTGATGGCGCGCAACGAGCGGCTGGATTACTGCCTGGTCGGCGAGCCGTCCAGCACCGAGCGCGTCGGCGACGTGGTGAAAAACGGCCGACGCGGCTCCATCACCGCCAACCTGCATATCCACGGCGTACAGGGGCACGTCGCCTATCCGCACCTGGCGGACAACCCGGTGCACCGCGCCATGCCGGCGCTGAATGAACTGGTGGCGATCGAATGGGATCGCGGCAACGAGTTCTTCCCGCCGACCAGCATGCAGATCGCCAACGTGCAGGCCGGCACCGGCAGCAACAACGTGATCCCGGGCGATCTTTATGTGCAGTTCAACTTCCGTTTCAGCACCGAGCTGACCGATGCGATGATCAAGCAGCGCGTGGAAGAGCTGCTTGAACGCCACCAGCTGAACTACAGCATCGAGTGGCGGCTGTCCGGCCAACCGTTCCTCACCTCGCGCGGCGCGCTGGTGGATGCGGTGGTCAACGCCGTCGAGCACTATTCTGAACTGACGCCGCAGTTGCTGACCACCGGCGGCACCTCCGACGGCCGCTTCATCGCGCAGATGGGCGCGCAGGTGGTGGAGCTGGGGCCGGTCAACGCCACCATCCACAAGGTCAACGAATGCGTCAACGCCGCAGATCTGCAGCTGCTGAGCCGCATGTATCAACGCATCATGGAGCAATTGGTCGCATGA
- a CDS encoding M15 family metallopeptidase produces the protein MINAEMLTGRSTEHLAPLSGNHRLQPQAVNAFLAMQQAAREAGFDLQPASTFRDFDRQLAIWNGKFCGQRPVLDKDSRPIDVAPLPAAERCEAILRWSALPGASRHHWGSDLDVYDPSLLPEGKKLQLEPWEYEEGGYFAPLNQWLTAHMAEFGFYRPFTEDSGGVAVEPWHLSYRPLAQEAERLLTPALLLAAWQDKEVAGAEWLERHLPSIFSRFIRSEVKE, from the coding sequence ATGATCAACGCAGAGATGCTCACCGGCCGCTCAACCGAACACCTGGCGCCGCTGAGCGGGAACCATCGGCTGCAGCCGCAGGCGGTCAACGCCTTCTTGGCGATGCAGCAGGCCGCGCGTGAGGCGGGATTCGATCTCCAACCCGCCAGCACCTTCCGCGATTTCGACCGGCAGTTGGCGATCTGGAATGGCAAATTCTGCGGCCAGCGGCCAGTATTAGATAAGGACAGCCGCCCGATCGACGTCGCGCCGCTGCCCGCCGCTGAGCGCTGTGAGGCGATCCTGCGCTGGTCGGCTCTGCCGGGCGCCAGCCGCCATCACTGGGGCAGCGATCTGGATGTGTACGATCCGTCGCTGCTGCCGGAAGGGAAAAAGCTGCAGCTGGAGCCGTGGGAATATGAAGAAGGCGGTTACTTTGCGCCGCTCAACCAGTGGCTGACGGCACATATGGCCGAGTTCGGTTTCTACCGCCCCTTTACCGAAGACAGCGGTGGCGTGGCGGTAGAGCCGTGGCATCTGAGCTACCGGCCGCTGGCGCAAGAGGCCGAACGCTTGCTGACCCCGGCGCTGTTGCTGGCGGCCTGGCAAGACAAGGAGGTCGCCGGTGCCGAATGGCTCGAACGCCATCTGCCCTCGATTTTTTCGCGTTTTATACGCAGTGAAGTAAAGGAGTAG
- a CDS encoding YpfN family protein, whose translation MQWLADYWWIILLVLVGMVVSGIKELRRVDVKSYLANKPEIPPHRDNNAQWDDEDDWPKKK comes from the coding sequence ATGCAATGGTTAGCTGATTACTGGTGGATTATCCTGCTGGTTCTGGTGGGAATGGTCGTCAGCGGCATCAAGGAACTGCGCCGCGTCGACGTGAAAAGCTATCTGGCCAACAAGCCGGAGATACCGCCGCACCGCGACAATAATGCCCAGTGGGATGACGAAGACGACTGGCCGAAAAAGAAATGA
- the ypfH gene encoding esterase has protein sequence MKHEHFVVQSPATPAAQLILLFHGVGDNPVAMGEIGSYFAKEFPQAQVVSIGGPEAFGNGVGRQWFSVQDVTEENRAARIADVMPQFVAVVRHWQQLSGVGYAGTALVGFSQGAIMALEALKAETRLAGRVVAFSGRFAQLPEQAFGDSVVHLIHGAEDAVIAVQHAHAAAEALRAGGADFTLDVEENVGHAINQGMMNAALERLHYYVPQRYWDEALSGKRGELIAFR, from the coding sequence ATGAAACATGAGCATTTCGTTGTCCAAAGCCCGGCGACCCCGGCGGCGCAGCTGATCTTGCTGTTTCACGGTGTCGGCGACAACCCGGTGGCGATGGGGGAGATCGGCAGCTACTTCGCCAAAGAGTTTCCTCAGGCGCAGGTGGTGAGCATCGGTGGCCCCGAAGCGTTTGGCAACGGCGTCGGGCGCCAGTGGTTTTCGGTGCAGGACGTGACCGAAGAGAACCGCGCGGCCCGTATTGCAGACGTGATGCCGCAGTTTGTGGCGGTGGTGCGCCATTGGCAGCAGCTGAGCGGCGTGGGCTATGCCGGCACGGCGCTGGTGGGGTTCTCGCAAGGGGCCATTATGGCGCTGGAAGCGTTGAAAGCGGAAACCCGGCTGGCCGGGCGCGTGGTGGCGTTCAGCGGGCGTTTCGCCCAGCTGCCTGAGCAGGCTTTCGGCGACAGCGTGGTGCATTTGATCCACGGTGCAGAGGACGCGGTGATCGCGGTGCAACACGCTCACGCGGCGGCGGAAGCGCTTCGGGCCGGCGGCGCCGATTTCACGCTGGACGTAGAGGAAAACGTCGGGCACGCGATCAACCAGGGCATGATGAACGCCGCGCTGGAAAGGCTGCATTATTATGTGCCGCAGCGCTACTGGGACGAGGCATTGTCCGGCAAGCGCGGCGAGCTGATCGCCTTTCGCTAA
- a CDS encoding tRNA(Met) cytidine acetyltransferase TmcA, translating into MRRQGIRRLLVLSGEPGWCREQAQRLAATLPGDWPWVGENPPPGLTALASGAVRQLLGQERLHAVFDAGQSLDVEALAALCGALRAGSWLLLLTPPWRQWPQLPDGDSLRWSDCPQPITTPHFIHHLQQHLADDREVTIWRQDEPLTLAALPAREGWLPPDGRPTGEQQAILTALLQAESGVWVLTAARGRGKSTLAGMLVAQSPLTCWITGPSRAATEVAGEWAQGRAQFWAPDALLAQCREGDVGAVGWLLVDEAAAIPAPLLQQLIGYFPRVLLTTTVQGYEGTGRGFLLKFCAGLPSYQALSLQQPMRWAQGDALERVTDNALLFNELPAWPADGQAIDYSQAEQRELCADPQRLARFYALLSSAHYRTSPLDLRRLMDAPGMHYGLAQAGPEVVGAVWLVDEGGLSAELAHDVWAGRRRPRGNLVAQSLAAHGGQWWAPTLRSRRITRIATLPALRRQGIARQLIERQRRQAQGLDFLSVSFGYTEPLWRFWQSCGFELVRIGSKPEASSGCYTAMAILPLSEQGEALRHAAHKHLARDWPWLRQRIELALAIPGDDGDTSLGEEDWRELAGFAFAHRPLEASLGALQRLLLASNLPLPALRGHLQRRQSPAACAEQAGVSGQKALLRHWRHETAQALEQLNAQHCRYWRDWAQSLQ; encoded by the coding sequence ATGCGACGGCAGGGCATCCGGCGCCTGCTGGTGCTCAGCGGTGAACCCGGCTGGTGCCGCGAACAGGCACAGCGGCTGGCGGCGACGCTGCCGGGCGACTGGCCGTGGGTGGGGGAAAACCCGCCGCCCGGCCTGACGGCGTTGGCGAGCGGCGCGGTGCGCCAACTGCTGGGGCAGGAACGGCTGCACGCGGTGTTCGACGCCGGCCAATCGCTGGACGTGGAGGCATTGGCGGCGCTGTGCGGCGCACTGCGCGCCGGCAGCTGGCTGCTGCTGCTGACGCCGCCCTGGCGGCAATGGCCTCAGCTGCCGGACGGCGACAGCCTGCGCTGGAGCGATTGCCCACAGCCGATCACCACCCCGCATTTCATTCACCATCTGCAGCAGCACCTGGCCGACGACCGAGAAGTGACGATCTGGCGGCAGGATGAGCCTCTGACGCTGGCCGCGCTGCCGGCGCGTGAGGGTTGGCTGCCGCCGGATGGCCGACCGACCGGGGAGCAACAGGCGATCTTGACGGCGCTGCTGCAGGCCGAATCCGGCGTGTGGGTGCTGACCGCCGCCCGCGGCCGCGGCAAATCGACGCTGGCCGGCATGCTGGTGGCGCAGTCGCCGCTGACCTGTTGGATCACCGGGCCGAGCCGCGCCGCCACGGAGGTAGCCGGGGAATGGGCGCAGGGGCGCGCGCAGTTTTGGGCGCCTGATGCCTTGCTGGCGCAGTGTCGGGAGGGGGACGTCGGCGCCGTGGGCTGGCTGCTGGTGGATGAAGCGGCGGCGATCCCCGCGCCGCTGTTGCAGCAGCTGATCGGTTATTTCCCGCGCGTGCTGCTGACCACCACGGTGCAGGGGTATGAGGGCACCGGCCGCGGTTTTCTGCTGAAGTTTTGCGCTGGGCTGCCGTCTTATCAGGCGTTGAGCCTGCAACAGCCGATGCGCTGGGCACAGGGCGATGCGCTGGAACGGGTCACGGACAATGCGCTGTTGTTCAATGAGCTGCCCGCCTGGCCGGCGGATGGCCAGGCGATCGATTACAGCCAGGCAGAGCAGCGTGAGCTGTGCGCCGATCCGCAGCGGCTGGCGCGTTTCTACGCCCTGCTGAGCAGCGCGCATTACCGCACCTCGCCGCTGGACTTGCGCAGGCTGATGGATGCGCCCGGCATGCATTACGGGCTGGCGCAGGCCGGGCCAGAGGTGGTCGGCGCCGTGTGGCTGGTGGACGAAGGCGGCTTGAGCGCCGAGTTGGCGCACGATGTGTGGGCCGGCCGCCGTCGGCCGCGCGGCAACCTGGTGGCGCAGTCGCTGGCGGCGCACGGCGGCCAATGGTGGGCGCCGACGCTGCGTTCAAGGCGCATTACCCGCATCGCGACGCTGCCGGCGCTGCGGCGGCAGGGTATCGCGCGTCAGCTGATCGAACGGCAACGCCGCCAGGCGCAGGGGCTGGATTTCCTGTCGGTCAGCTTCGGCTATACCGAGCCGCTGTGGCGCTTTTGGCAATCCTGCGGTTTCGAGCTGGTGCGCATCGGCAGCAAGCCGGAGGCCAGCAGCGGCTGCTATACCGCGATGGCTATTTTACCCTTGAGCGAGCAAGGGGAGGCACTGCGGCACGCGGCGCACAAGCATCTGGCGCGCGACTGGCCCTGGTTGCGGCAGCGCATCGAGCTCGCGCTGGCGATCCCGGGCGACGACGGCGATACGTCGCTCGGCGAAGAGGACTGGCGCGAGCTGGCCGGGTTCGCTTTCGCCCATCGGCCGCTGGAGGCCAGCCTGGGGGCATTGCAGCGTTTGCTGTTGGCCAGCAATTTGCCGCTGCCCGCGCTGCGCGGCCATCTGCAGCGGCGGCAATCCCCTGCGGCCTGCGCGGAGCAGGCGGGCGTCAGCGGCCAGAAAGCCTTGCTGCGCCACTGGCGGCACGAAACGGCGCAGGCGCTGGAACAGCTGAATGCGCAGCACTGCCGCTACTGGCGCGACTGGGCGCAGTCGTTGCAATAA
- a CDS encoding neutral zinc metallopeptidase: protein MRWQGRRESDNVEDRRGQSSGLGGGGFRVPVRGKGGIVILVVVLVAGYYGIDLSPLLNGGNVAPQGQQQSANISPKDDELAKFTSVVLASTEDNWKEIFQRMGKTYQPPKLVMYRGVTRTSCGTGQAAMGPFYCPGDRTVYIDLSFYQDMKTKLGAGGDFAQAYVVAHEVGHHVQNLLGIEPKVRQMQQGASQAEVNRLSVKMELQADCFAGVWGKYAEKQQMLEEGDLQAALNAAQAIGDDRLQQQSQGRVVPDSFTHGTSQQRYTWFKQGFDSGDPNTCNTFASR, encoded by the coding sequence ATGCGTTGGCAAGGGCGTCGGGAAAGTGACAATGTTGAGGATCGTCGCGGGCAATCTTCAGGTTTGGGCGGCGGCGGCTTCCGCGTGCCGGTGCGCGGCAAGGGCGGCATCGTCATTCTGGTGGTGGTGCTGGTGGCCGGCTATTACGGCATCGATCTGTCGCCGCTATTGAACGGCGGTAACGTTGCGCCGCAGGGGCAACAACAGAGCGCCAACATCAGTCCGAAAGATGATGAGCTGGCCAAATTCACCTCGGTGGTGCTGGCCTCGACCGAGGACAACTGGAAAGAGATTTTCCAGCGCATGGGCAAAACCTACCAACCGCCGAAGCTGGTGATGTATCGCGGCGTGACGCGCACCAGCTGCGGCACCGGTCAGGCGGCAATGGGGCCGTTCTACTGCCCGGGTGACAGAACGGTGTATATCGATCTGTCTTTCTATCAGGACATGAAAACCAAGCTGGGCGCCGGCGGTGATTTCGCTCAGGCCTATGTGGTGGCGCACGAAGTCGGCCACCACGTGCAGAACCTGTTGGGCATCGAGCCCAAGGTGCGCCAGATGCAGCAGGGCGCCAGCCAGGCGGAAGTGAACCGTCTGTCGGTGAAAATGGAGCTGCAGGCGGACTGTTTCGCCGGGGTGTGGGGCAAATACGCCGAGAAGCAGCAGATGCTGGAAGAGGGCGATCTGCAGGCGGCGCTGAATGCCGCGCAGGCGATTGGCGACGATCGGTTGCAGCAGCAGAGTCAGGGTCGCGTTGTGCCGGACAGCTTCACTCACGGCACCTCGCAGCAGCGCTACACCTGGTTTAAGCAGGGCTTCGACAGCGGCGATCCCAATACCTGCAACACCTTTGCATCCCGTTAA